Proteins encoded within one genomic window of Bacillus sp. F19:
- the rpoD gene encoding RNA polymerase sigma factor RpoD yields MADKQTHDSELTLEQAKDQLTEIGKKRGVLTYEEIAERMSGFEIESDQMDEYYEYLGEQGVELVGDNESTDDPNIQQLAKEEEFDLNDLSVPPGVKINDPVRMYLKEIGRVDLLTADEEIKLANRIEEGDEEAKRRLAEANLRLVVSIAKRYVGRGMLFLDLIQEGNMGLMKAVEKFDYRKGFKFSTYATWWIRQAITRAIADQARTIRIPVHMVETINKLIRVQRQLLQDLGREPSPEEIAEDMDLTPDKVREILKIAQEPVSLETPIGEEDDSHLGDFIEDQDATSPSEHAAYELLKEQLEDVLDTLTDREENVLRLRFGLDDGRTRTLEEVGKVFGVTRERIRQIEAKALRKLRHPSRSKRLKDFLE; encoded by the coding sequence ATGGCTGATAAACAAACCCATGATTCTGAATTGACATTGGAACAAGCAAAAGACCAATTAACTGAAATCGGAAAAAAACGTGGAGTTTTAACATACGAAGAGATTGCTGAGCGCATGTCTGGCTTCGAAATTGAATCAGACCAAATGGATGAGTATTATGAATACCTTGGCGAGCAGGGCGTTGAATTAGTTGGTGATAATGAATCGACTGATGATCCCAATATACAGCAGCTGGCGAAGGAAGAAGAATTTGATCTTAATGATTTAAGCGTGCCTCCAGGTGTTAAGATCAATGATCCTGTGCGTATGTATCTGAAAGAAATAGGCCGGGTAGATCTTTTAACTGCAGATGAAGAAATTAAGCTTGCAAACCGCATTGAAGAAGGCGATGAAGAAGCGAAGAGAAGACTCGCAGAAGCCAACCTTCGTCTTGTTGTAAGTATCGCTAAAAGATATGTCGGCCGTGGAATGCTGTTTTTGGATCTTATCCAAGAAGGCAATATGGGCTTAATGAAAGCTGTAGAGAAGTTCGATTACCGCAAAGGATTTAAATTCAGTACCTATGCTACTTGGTGGATTCGCCAGGCTATAACAAGAGCCATAGCTGATCAGGCAAGAACCATTCGTATTCCGGTACACATGGTTGAGACAATAAATAAATTGATTCGTGTTCAGCGTCAGCTTCTTCAGGATTTAGGACGTGAACCATCTCCGGAAGAAATTGCAGAAGACATGGATTTAACTCCTGATAAAGTAAGAGAGATTCTAAAAATTGCACAAGAACCGGTATCTCTTGAAACACCAATTGGTGAAGAAGATGATTCACATCTTGGAGATTTTATTGAGGATCAAGATGCAACTTCTCCTTCCGAACATGCTGCTTACGAGCTGTTAAAAGAACAGCTTGAAGATGTACTGGATACATTGACTGACCGTGAAGAAAACGTTCTGCGTCTTCGTTTCGGACTGGATGACGGCCGTACAAGAACACTTGAAGAAGTAGGGAAAGTGTTTGGCGTT
- the dnaG gene encoding DNA primase → MGNRIPDEIIDKIQQSADIVDVVSEYVQLKKQGRNHFGLCPFHGEKSPSFSVSHDKQIYHCFGCGAGGNVFSFLMQIEGYSFVEAASALAEKMHIDLPDQLNAVQPKDANSDDEKMIEAHELLKKFYHHLLVNTKEGQAAFDYLTARGFTKETIEQFEIGYALDSWDFVAKFLTKRGYEPQMMEKAGLLVKKSSSDGYLDRFRNRIMFPILDHTGRTIAFSGRVLGKEQPKFLNSPETPIFNKSKVLYNFHQARVHIRKNQQVVLFEGFADVISAVRSDVQHSIATMGTSLTEAQAKIIKRNAGDVIICYDSDSAGLEATLRASKTLAAAGCKMRVAALPDGTDPDDYIRTFGAEKFKKDVIGASITLMAFKMQVFRKGKNLQDEGQRLQYIEEILKELSLLENPVEIELYLKQLSGEFSLSMDVLKSQIQDKRSGQKPERKKEQQQSTPVQHVMKPKQRRLLPAFHNAERLLIAHMLRNRDIAQKVLDRIGLQFNIEEHRAIITYLYAYYEDGNEANVSSFLRKLPDNQLHQFVSDIAMLSVNEEISERELSDYIKQVLNHQNWLMIKEKEAEKHEAERQKDFVKAANIAMEVIRLKRDLK, encoded by the coding sequence ATGGGAAATCGAATTCCCGATGAAATAATCGATAAAATTCAGCAATCGGCAGACATCGTTGATGTTGTCAGTGAATATGTTCAATTGAAGAAGCAGGGAAGAAATCATTTTGGGCTATGCCCATTTCATGGCGAAAAATCACCATCGTTCTCCGTTTCACATGATAAGCAGATCTACCATTGCTTTGGATGTGGCGCCGGCGGGAACGTCTTTTCATTCTTGATGCAAATTGAAGGCTATTCATTTGTTGAAGCAGCTTCGGCACTCGCTGAAAAAATGCATATTGATCTTCCGGATCAGCTTAACGCAGTTCAGCCAAAAGATGCAAACAGCGATGATGAAAAAATGATCGAAGCACATGAACTGCTGAAGAAGTTTTATCATCATTTACTTGTAAACACAAAAGAAGGGCAAGCTGCCTTCGATTATTTAACAGCAAGAGGGTTTACCAAAGAAACAATTGAACAGTTCGAAATTGGCTATGCGCTTGATTCCTGGGATTTCGTCGCCAAGTTTTTGACAAAACGGGGTTACGAACCTCAGATGATGGAAAAAGCAGGTCTGCTTGTTAAGAAAAGCTCCTCGGATGGGTATCTGGACCGTTTTCGCAATCGGATTATGTTTCCAATCCTTGATCATACCGGCCGGACCATTGCGTTTTCAGGGAGGGTGCTTGGAAAAGAACAGCCTAAATTCCTTAATAGTCCCGAAACACCTATTTTTAACAAAAGCAAAGTTCTTTATAATTTTCATCAGGCAAGAGTACATATACGAAAAAATCAGCAAGTTGTCTTATTTGAAGGTTTTGCAGATGTAATTTCTGCTGTACGTTCAGATGTGCAGCATTCAATTGCAACGATGGGAACATCACTGACAGAAGCTCAGGCAAAAATCATCAAAAGAAACGCCGGAGATGTTATAATCTGTTATGATTCTGATTCTGCAGGACTTGAAGCAACATTAAGAGCTTCTAAAACACTTGCTGCTGCCGGCTGCAAAATGAGAGTTGCCGCGCTGCCTGATGGAACAGACCCTGATGACTACATCCGTACATTCGGAGCAGAAAAGTTCAAAAAAGATGTAATAGGGGCAAGCATTACGTTAATGGCTTTTAAAATGCAGGTTTTCCGCAAAGGAAAAAATCTTCAAGATGAAGGACAAAGACTGCAGTATATAGAAGAAATACTGAAAGAACTCAGCCTCCTTGAAAATCCAGTGGAAATCGAACTGTATTTAAAACAGCTGTCCGGAGAATTTTCATTATCGATGGATGTTCTGAAGAGTCAAATCCAGGATAAAAGATCAGGCCAAAAGCCTGAACGAAAAAAGGAGCAGCAGCAGAGCACTCCTGTCCAGCATGTGATGAAACCTAAGCAAAGAAGGCTTCTGCCGGCATTTCATAATGCTGAAAGACTTCTTATAGCGCATATGCTGCGCAATAGGGACATTGCACAAAAAGTGCTTGACCGTATAGGACTTCAATTCAATATAGAAGAGCACAGAGCGATAATTACGTACTTATATGCTTATTACGAAGATGGAAATGAAGCAAATGTCAGCTCGTTTCTGAGAAAACTGCCGGACAATCAGCTTCATCAGTTTGTTTCAGATATAGCTATGCTCTCGGTAAACGAAGAAATATCTGAGCGGGAGCTGTCAGATTATATTAAACAGGTGTTGAATCACCAAAATTGGTTAATGATAAAAGAAAAAGAAGCTGAAAAGCATGAAGCAGAGCGCCAAAAGGATTTCGTCAAGGCTGCCAATATCGCCATGGAAGTCATAAGGCTTAAGCGCGATCTTAAATGA
- a CDS encoding YaiI/YqxD family protein, translated as MQIIVDADACPVKQEIADLAAHYQINVLFVASYNHKTSNTYGYDWVYVDTGKESADLYIVNHSYRHDLVVTQDIGLAGLLLKKGVRVMTPRGKQYTEENIEMALEFRYLSAKERRGGKHTKGPKKFTQSDRDSFIFTLEKILSKDAGISG; from the coding sequence ATGCAGATAATTGTCGATGCAGATGCCTGTCCTGTTAAACAGGAAATCGCTGATCTAGCTGCCCATTATCAAATCAACGTCCTGTTTGTTGCGTCTTATAACCATAAAACATCAAATACATACGGATATGATTGGGTTTATGTGGACACCGGCAAAGAATCTGCTGATTTATACATCGTTAATCATTCTTATCGCCATGATCTAGTTGTGACGCAGGATATTGGTCTTGCAGGTCTGCTGCTGAAAAAAGGGGTTAGAGTCATGACACCGCGGGGTAAACAGTATACAGAAGAAAATATTGAGATGGCGCTTGAGTTCAGGTATCTTTCTGCGAAAGAACGCCGAGGCGGAAAGCATACAAAAGGCCCCAAAAAGTTTACCCAATCAGACAGAGACAGTTTTATTTTCACACTGGAAAAGATTTTGTCGAAAGATGCAGGAATTAGTGGTTAA
- a CDS encoding kinase/pyrophosphorylase produces the protein MNNRHVYVVSDSVGETAELVIKAAISQFNGNAADTKIKRIPYVEDLGTIKEVVALAKLEQAIVCFTLVVPELRKGLIEEANSQGVVYYDIIGPLIDKMESAYGINAKYEPGRVRKLDEDYFKKVEAIEFAVKYDDGRDPRGIMKADIILVGVSRTSKTPLSQYLAHKRFRVANVPIVPEVEPPEELFKVSPKKCIGLKISPDKLNDIRKERLISLGLNDKAIYANIDRIKVELEYFEKVIDRIGCQVIDVSNKAVEETANMIQNIMNGYN, from the coding sequence ATGAACAATCGTCATGTCTATGTTGTATCAGATTCTGTAGGCGAAACAGCTGAGCTGGTTATAAAAGCAGCTATCAGCCAATTTAATGGAAATGCAGCTGATACAAAAATTAAACGAATTCCTTACGTTGAAGATTTAGGCACAATTAAAGAAGTGGTGGCACTGGCTAAATTGGAGCAGGCAATTGTGTGCTTTACACTTGTCGTTCCTGAGCTCAGAAAGGGACTGATTGAAGAAGCAAATTCACAAGGTGTTGTCTATTATGATATCATCGGCCCGTTAATAGACAAAATGGAATCTGCTTATGGGATTAATGCAAAATATGAACCTGGAAGAGTCCGTAAACTTGATGAAGATTACTTCAAAAAGGTAGAGGCCATTGAGTTTGCTGTAAAATATGATGACGGCCGTGATCCTCGCGGCATCATGAAAGCAGACATTATTCTTGTGGGAGTATCGAGAACATCTAAAACACCGCTGTCTCAGTATTTGGCTCATAAGCGCTTTAGGGTCGCGAATGTGCCGATTGTTCCTGAAGTCGAACCTCCAGAGGAACTATTTAAAGTTTCTCCAAAAAAATGCATCGGACTTAAAATCAGCCCTGATAAATTAAATGACATTAGAAAAGAAAGATTAATTTCACTTGGGCTTAATGATAAAGCTATTTATGCTAATATCGACAGAATCAAAGTGGAGCTTGAATACTTCGAAAAGGTTATTGATAGAATAGGCTGCCAGGTAATTGATGTATCTAATAAAGCTGTTGAAGAAACGGCAAACATGATCCAAAATATCATGAATGGATATAACTGA
- a CDS encoding helix-turn-helix transcriptional regulator — MSTIELNKRQEHILQIVKDNGPITGEHIADQLNLTRATLRPDLAILTMAGYLEARPRVGYFYTGKTGAGLLSDKLKKLQVKDFQSIPVVVNENVSVYDAIVTMFLEDVGTLFVVDQGSILAGVLSRKDLLRASIGKQELASIPVNIIMTRMPNITMCRREDYIMDVAKFLINKQIDAIPVIKETDKGFEVTGRITKTNMTKILVGLAENEII, encoded by the coding sequence GTGAGTACAATCGAACTTAATAAAAGGCAGGAACACATTCTGCAAATTGTAAAAGACAATGGACCGATTACTGGTGAACATATTGCCGATCAGCTGAATTTAACAAGAGCGACCCTTCGGCCTGATCTAGCTATATTGACTATGGCTGGGTATCTTGAAGCGAGGCCGAGGGTTGGGTATTTTTATACAGGTAAAACAGGAGCCGGACTTCTGTCAGATAAACTGAAAAAACTTCAGGTGAAAGATTTCCAGTCAATTCCGGTCGTAGTAAATGAGAATGTATCGGTTTATGATGCAATCGTTACGATGTTCTTGGAGGATGTCGGAACTTTATTTGTAGTGGATCAGGGGTCTATTCTCGCTGGAGTATTGTCCAGAAAAGATTTACTCAGAGCAAGCATCGGAAAGCAGGAACTTGCATCCATACCTGTGAATATTATTATGACAAGAATGCCGAACATTACAATGTGCAGGCGCGAGGATTATATCATGGATGTCGCGAAGTTTTTAATAAACAAGCAAATAGATGCTATTCCAGTCATTAAAGAGACGGACAAAGGTTTTGAAGTAACGGGCAGAATTACAAAAACAAATATGACGAAGATATTGGTCGGACTAGCGGAGAATGAAATCATCTAA